The DNA window GCTTTCGGAGACGCTTCCGCTCCTTCGGAGTCAGTTGCTGCCACCGCCGGAGGTTTTGACGGAGCCGCTTCTGTTCCTGTGGCGAAAGCCGTCGGAAGGCTTCCAGGCGCTTTCGCATGGCTTGCTTCTGCTTTGGGGAGAGGGTCTGCCATTGCTCGCGAAGATTTCTCAGTCGTTGCTGTTCCTCGGGAGAAAGACTTTGCCACCACCGTCGAAGCTCTTCCTTTCGGGATCCCTTTGGCGAGGCGGCCTGCGATTGGGCGAAGGACTGAGGATATGGTCCCCGGGGTTGGCGGTCCTGGGCCCAGCTAGATATCACGGCTGGCAAGAGGAGCACGCAGCTCAGCAGCGATACTATGATTCGTCTCATTGAGTCCCCTCCCCTTGCTCGGGCTGCGACGGCTGGAAGGATTCCAGCTCTCCCAGGATCTCCATTTCTTGAAGTATCTGGAACGTTTGAAGCATCTCCAACTCCTTCACGATCTCGAGGTCCTCGAGCATCTCATCTTCTTCCCGTTGCTCCTCCTTGGAAGTCGGTCTCACTGGTTCGCCCCAACTGACCTCCCCCGTGCACGCTGCCATCAATCCCAGAAGGAGCAGTACCTTCCACACCCGAGGCATCTCAGGCCGCCCTTTGGCGATCCGGGATGTCCCTCGACTCAATCACGTCCCAGTCTTCGAGCAGTTCGAGCGATTCGAGCAAATCCATCTCTTGAAGCAGGTCAAGGTCTTGGCTCAACGCCAGTTGTTCGGTCAAATCCAGAGACGCGACCGGCGGTGCCGGCGGTTGTACGATGAGGGTGTTCCAGGTGAGGAAGGCCACGAGCATCAGAGCGATCCCCACCGCCAGGGCCGGAATTGGTCGACGCGTGAAGCCTGCTAGCCACTGCTGGAGTCGGGCCGGCCACGATGGTGCCGCCACTCTCTGCCGGAGTTCCCGGAGATATTGCTGCCAGAATGCCTCAGGAGGCTCGGGTGCTGGCATCCTCGCAATGAGGGACAGTGTGTCCTGAAGACCCTGCAGCTCTTCTCGGCATCCAGGACACTGGGTGAGATGGACTTCGAGTTCACCTTGCGCCGGTCCGGTCAGATCCCCGTCCAGATACTCAAGAAGCTTGCTTCGGCAGGCGTCACATTCCATCATCGCCCTCACACATCGTCTCGAAGATCTTTAAGTTGAGTTCTCAGCTTCGCCACCGCGTGAAAGTAGTTTACTCGCACTGTCCCTTCGGGGCTCTCCATGATTTCAGCAATCTCCCGGTATGGGAGGCCATGATGTACGCGGAGCAGTAGGGTCGCCTGCTGTTGCGGCGGCAAGGCCGCGACGGCCTCGCTAAGAGCCCGAAGTCGCTCCCGCTCCTGTAAATCCTCCAGGGGTCGGGCGGAGGGGTCAGCGTAGTTCTCGGGCATTGCTCCCTCGCCCGCGGCACGATGTTGTTTCAGGTGGCTCAAGCACAGGTTCACCGTAATCCGATAGAGCCACGTCGAGAGACTGGAGCGTCCATCGAAGGCCTCGAGTCCCCGGTAGGCACGGAGAAAGGCTTCTTGGGAAATATCCTTCGCATCGTCTGCATTCCGTGTCATCCGGTAGGCCAACCGGAAAAGGGCCTTTTGGTGCTGGCGGACCAGGGTGTCAAAGGCTGACTGGTCACCCTGTTGGAGTCGCGTAATCAGGGCAAGATCCGCCTCTTTCACCTCGCTTAACCTCCGATCGACCTCATCACCTCCCCCTTCACCGTTTAGACGCTGGAGGAGGAGGAATAGTTAAATGCGAAAATATCCCTGCGGCGTAGCCTTTGCAAAGTATAACCCACATTAGTGACGCTCGCCTTGACGCGCAAGGGGGGGCCACTCACGTGGGGGCGATTTCGTTTTTTGGGAGGATCGGACATTGGAGGATTTGGGGGTATACTCCTTCCGGAGGCTGGGCCGATTAAACCGTATGGTATCCCGTCCAGGGGTGCAACTTTTTCATCGCATCAAGTCTCCACGTGACAGTTTTTTCACTGTGTAGAGTTCAACACATGCAACGAGCAGAGGAAACTCTAGTCGGTGTCATAGCTGATAAGTAAAAAAGACGTATACGCTGCTTGCAAAGCACGCAGGGCGAAACGCATGCTGCCTCGTCGCCTTGACACGCAAGGGGAGGGCCAGTACAGTGGAAGCAATTTGGATTGTGGGAGGATAACGTATTGAGACATTGGAGCAGTTCTCCTCTTTGGAGGCTCGTCCTTCTCGGCCGAGCATGGGGCCTGCTTGTCGTTATCTTCGTAGCGGCTTGTGCCGGCCCTCCTGTCCGGCCACAACATCCCGGGGCACAGGTGGGGGTTGCCTCCTGGTATGGACCCAAGTTTCATGGGCGCCCAACGGCGAGTGGGGAAGTCTTCGATATGCACGAGATCAGCGCCGCGCATCGAACGCTTCCGCTCGGCTCGTGGGTGCAGGTCACGAACCTGGAGAACGGCCGGTCGATCCGGGTTCGGGTGAACGATCGGGGGCCCTTTGTGGTGGGTCGAATTATCGACCTCTCGTACGCGGCGGCACGAGCCCTCGGCATGGTGAAGCAGGGGCTTGCCTGGGTCAGTGTCTGGCCTCTCCAGGTTCCCGGCACGCGCCTCGTTACAGGTCCGAAGGCCTATACGATTCAAGTGGGATCGTTTTTGGCAGAACAGAATGCGGTCACGCTGAAAACCCGTCTCGATGCGGTCACTTCCGAGGCCTACATCAGCAAAATCAACGTAGACGGACAGACATATTATCGGGTCCGGGTGGGAAACTTTGACAACCGGGAGGGGGCGAAGCGTGTTGCGCTCGAGGTAGCTACCCATGGCTATACGGTTATCCTGATTGACGAGTAATACCCGCCAAAAGTCCAATATTAACTTCATGTAACACTTAATGTATTGTATGTAACTTCCTAACACAAATCTAGAAATACAGAAACTTATTGACACCTTTTTGAGTGTCATGTAGCTTGCTTTGAAATCTTGTTTCTTTCCCGGTCCCTAAGACAGCCCATCCTTTCGAATTGCCAACATTCGGCATCAACCTTGCACACTTTGATCGGGAGCGAGTGAGAGTCTCAGACTGAGGATCTCAAGGAGTACGCAGCTAGCTGCCCTGGAGCCGTCTTAAGGTTCCCGCGACTGGAGGTAAACGATGGCGCAGCGGCGATATAGCATCCTGATCCTAGGCGATCCCCCTTCCCGAACCCGAAAGATACATCTCAGCCATCGCGGATTGCAGGCGATTCTCCTGTGTGGAGGCCTTGCCATCTTGGCCATCGCCTATGTCGTGGTGCAGTACTTGACTGTCCAGGTCAAGGAAAGCGAGCTGCAGCAGCTGCGCAAAACCGTCGAGACACAGCGGGTCGTGAGTCAGAAGCTCACGTTGGTGCAGGAAGAGCTGAAGCAGCTGCGGGCCTTTGACCACCAGATCCGTCAGCTGGCGGGGATAGAGGAGGCAGAGGGTGAAGACGGGGCCGCAGTCGGAGGCGGGAACCTAAAGGTCGAGGAGGCCATCCGCGAGGGGAAAATGGCCGAGCAGCAAGCACTGCTCGTGGACCAGCTGTATCAGGACCTGCTGCGGATGGAGCGCGAGGTTGCCCTCCGGGCCGAGAGCCTCAAGAGTCTCACCGACTATCTCACGGAGCAGAAGGACCGGTTGGCCGCGACCCCCTCCATCTGGCCGACGCGAGGCTATGTCAGCTCCCGGTTCGGTCCCCGCAAGTCTCCATTCACGGGTCGGCGCCAGCGACATACCGGCATCGACGTTGCCGCTCAGATGGGGACGCCGATCATCGCCTCGGCCGACGGGGTGGTTACATATTCGGGACGCCTGGCGGGGTACGGACGGGCCATCGTTATCACTCATGGCTTCGGCTTCAAGACATTTTACGGCCACAATAAGA is part of the Candidatus Methylomirabilota bacterium genome and encodes:
- a CDS encoding zf-HC2 domain-containing protein, which translates into the protein MECDACRSKLLEYLDGDLTGPAQGELEVHLTQCPGCREELQGLQDTLSLIARMPAPEPPEAFWQQYLRELRQRVAAPSWPARLQQWLAGFTRRPIPALAVGIALMLVAFLTWNTLIVQPPAPPVASLDLTEQLALSQDLDLLQEMDLLESLELLEDWDVIESRDIPDRQRAA
- a CDS encoding sigma-70 family RNA polymerase sigma factor; its protein translation is MKEADLALITRLQQGDQSAFDTLVRQHQKALFRLAYRMTRNADDAKDISQEAFLRAYRGLEAFDGRSSLSTWLYRITVNLCLSHLKQHRAAGEGAMPENYADPSARPLEDLQERERLRALSEAVAALPPQQQATLLLRVHHGLPYREIAEIMESPEGTVRVNYFHAVAKLRTQLKDLRDDV
- a CDS encoding septal ring lytic transglycosylase RlpA family protein, giving the protein MGVASWYGPKFHGRPTASGEVFDMHEISAAHRTLPLGSWVQVTNLENGRSIRVRVNDRGPFVVGRIIDLSYAAARALGMVKQGLAWVSVWPLQVPGTRLVTGPKAYTIQVGSFLAEQNAVTLKTRLDAVTSEAYISKINVDGQTYYRVRVGNFDNREGAKRVALEVATHGYTVILIDE
- a CDS encoding M23 family metallopeptidase, whose protein sequence is MAQRRYSILILGDPPSRTRKIHLSHRGLQAILLCGGLAILAIAYVVVQYLTVQVKESELQQLRKTVETQRVVSQKLTLVQEELKQLRAFDHQIRQLAGIEEAEGEDGAAVGGGNLKVEEAIREGKMAEQQALLVDQLYQDLLRMEREVALRAESLKSLTDYLTEQKDRLAATPSIWPTRGYVSSRFGPRKSPFTGRRQRHTGIDVAAQMGTPIIASADGVVTYSGRLAGYGRAIVITHGFGFKTFYGHNKKNKVKKGDRVKRGRVIALVGNTGYSTGSHVHYEVLVKDNPVNPLNYIIDDKRRQSAIRGS